In Agarivorans gilvus, one genomic interval encodes:
- a CDS encoding uracil-xanthine permease family protein, with amino-acid sequence MSTEQEVSGTTDLLYQLDDRPPVAKAFFAGLQHVLASFVGVITPTLIIGGVLGLGEHIPYLISMALIVSGVGTFIQAKKIGPVGAGMICVQGTSFAFLGSVLAAGFLAKSQGGGPEEILSLIFGVCFLGAFIEIFLSQALSKMKRIITPLVTGIVITIIGISLIKVGMTDLAGGFKAPDFGSLQNLALGFTVLVVIIALNRSANPWLRLSSIVIGLIVGMVIAMFMGKVDFSSVGSQPLVSIPVPFKYGFSFDWVAFLPIALIYFITAIESAGDITANCSVSKQPIKGEGYIKRVSNGVLGDGVNSLLAATFNTFPNTTFSQNNGVIQLTGVASRYIGYYIALILVVLGLFPVLGAVLQQIPKPVLGGATLVMFGTVAAAGIKIIASEELTRRKLLIMAVSFGVGLGVTLVPDLLQQAPKLVQNVFGSAVTSGGLVAIILSLLLPEDKAMVAAERESYAYSKQTAN; translated from the coding sequence ATGAGCACCGAGCAAGAAGTATCAGGAACAACGGATTTACTTTATCAACTAGATGATAGGCCGCCGGTGGCCAAAGCATTTTTCGCAGGCTTACAGCATGTATTGGCCAGTTTTGTTGGGGTAATTACGCCTACATTAATCATTGGTGGCGTGCTGGGTTTAGGTGAACACATCCCTTACTTAATCAGCATGGCCTTGATTGTGTCCGGGGTCGGCACGTTTATTCAAGCGAAAAAAATTGGTCCCGTTGGCGCAGGAATGATTTGTGTTCAGGGCACCAGTTTTGCCTTTTTAGGCTCGGTATTAGCAGCAGGATTTCTAGCCAAAAGCCAAGGAGGCGGACCAGAAGAAATATTGTCGTTGATTTTTGGGGTGTGTTTTTTAGGCGCGTTTATCGAGATTTTCTTGTCGCAAGCCTTGAGCAAGATGAAGAGAATTATCACTCCCTTGGTTACCGGGATTGTGATTACCATTATCGGTATTTCTTTGATCAAAGTGGGGATGACTGATTTAGCGGGAGGCTTTAAGGCCCCTGATTTCGGTAGCTTACAAAATCTAGCCTTGGGCTTTACCGTATTAGTGGTGATTATTGCGTTGAACCGCTCGGCTAACCCATGGTTGCGTCTATCTTCGATTGTGATTGGCTTAATAGTGGGTATGGTGATCGCCATGTTCATGGGCAAAGTCGATTTCTCGTCTGTCGGCTCTCAGCCTTTGGTGAGTATACCGGTACCCTTTAAATATGGTTTTAGTTTTGACTGGGTGGCATTTTTGCCCATTGCCTTGATTTACTTTATTACCGCGATTGAATCGGCCGGTGATATTACGGCTAACTGTTCGGTGTCGAAGCAGCCAATTAAAGGAGAGGGCTATATTAAACGGGTGAGTAATGGCGTATTGGGCGATGGGGTTAACTCGTTGTTGGCCGCCACGTTCAATACTTTTCCTAACACTACGTTTAGCCAAAATAATGGGGTAATTCAGTTAACTGGCGTGGCCAGTCGCTACATTGGCTACTACATTGCGCTGATTTTGGTGGTATTGGGTTTGTTCCCGGTACTGGGGGCTGTTTTGCAACAGATCCCTAAACCTGTTCTAGGTGGTGCCACCTTGGTGATGTTTGGTACGGTGGCGGCTGCGGGTATTAAAATTATTGCTAGCGAAGAGCTTACCCGCCGTAAGCTGTTAATTATGGCGGTGTCTTTTGGTGTGGGCTTAGGTGTTACCTTGGTGCCAGACTTGCTACAACAGGCGCCAAAGTTGGTACAAAATGTATTTGGTTCTGCGGTGACTTCGGGCGGTTTAGTGGCTATTATCTTGAGTTTGCTACTTCCAGAAGACAAAGCAATGGTGGCGGCTGAACGAGAATCTTACGCTTACTCGAAACAAACAGCCAATTAA
- a CDS encoding putative quinol monooxygenase: MSKKIYCIAMFKPKPGKLNDLFKVLQALEPNTLREDGCLQYRVTRQIENPFAQGSGYPIAFQEIWADKASFEAHCQRKEITDFFQSQCVAESGLVEDSNVCVYSDEAEDFDAPVIG, from the coding sequence ATGTCTAAAAAAATCTATTGTATCGCCATGTTCAAACCTAAGCCGGGTAAACTCAATGACTTGTTTAAAGTATTGCAAGCACTGGAGCCCAATACCTTGCGTGAAGATGGCTGTTTGCAATATCGAGTGACTCGACAGATAGAGAACCCTTTTGCACAAGGCAGCGGCTATCCCATCGCTTTTCAAGAAATTTGGGCAGATAAGGCCAGCTTTGAGGCACACTGCCAACGTAAAGAAATCACAGACTTTTTTCAAAGCCAGTGTGTCGCAGAAAGTGGCTTAGTAGAAGACTCCAATGTCTGCGTATATAGTGATGAAGCCGAAGACTTTGATGCGCCAGTGATTGGCTAA
- a CDS encoding GNAT family N-acetyltransferase yields the protein MIRAMTHADFAAFWPSFKAIIHAQQSYAFEPDMSLEKAYQLWCELPLLSYVFEQDGEILGSYYLKANAMGPGKHICNCGYMVSEAARGQGIARKMCEHSQIEAQKHGFTAMQFNSVVSSNHAAVRLWHKLGFTTIGTIPKGYQHPQLGMVDCYIMYKALSLA from the coding sequence GTGATAAGAGCCATGACCCACGCCGATTTTGCTGCCTTTTGGCCCAGTTTTAAGGCTATCATTCACGCTCAACAGAGTTACGCCTTTGAGCCCGACATGAGCTTAGAGAAGGCCTACCAGCTATGGTGTGAGCTACCGCTGCTCAGCTATGTCTTTGAACAAGATGGTGAAATACTAGGCAGCTATTATCTTAAGGCCAACGCCATGGGCCCAGGTAAACATATTTGTAATTGTGGTTATATGGTCAGCGAAGCAGCGCGTGGCCAAGGCATTGCTCGGAAAATGTGTGAACATTCTCAGATTGAGGCACAAAAGCATGGCTTTACAGCCATGCAATTTAATTCGGTGGTATCTAGCAATCATGCGGCGGTAAGGCTGTGGCACAAGCTGGGGTTCACCACCATTGGCACTATTCCTAAAGGTTACCAGCATCCCCAATTGGGCATGGTCGACTGCTACATCATGTATAAAGCGCTAAGCCTTGCTTAA
- a CDS encoding DUF523 domain-containing protein encodes MQKILVSSCLLGNKVRYNAGCLSLQRADLDWLETHCELVVFCPEQSAGLPTPRAPAEIVQGQGIDVLQGRAQVLNNDGSDVTQPFILGAEKTLTICQSLAIKYALLAEGSPSCGSTVIYDGSFSGNKVKGAGVTAALLEQAGIQVFNQYSISQLKAALAANA; translated from the coding sequence GTGCAAAAGATTCTGGTAAGTTCATGTTTATTAGGCAATAAAGTGAGATATAACGCGGGCTGTTTATCTTTGCAACGCGCCGATCTTGATTGGTTGGAAACGCATTGTGAGCTGGTGGTGTTTTGCCCAGAACAGTCTGCCGGTTTACCCACTCCAAGAGCGCCTGCAGAGATCGTTCAAGGGCAGGGCATAGATGTACTGCAAGGCCGTGCCCAGGTATTAAATAATGATGGCAGTGATGTTACTCAGCCCTTTATTCTTGGTGCTGAAAAAACACTAACAATCTGCCAAAGCCTAGCCATTAAATATGCTTTACTTGCCGAGGGAAGCCCATCTTGCGGTAGCACTGTTATATATGATGGCAGCTTTAGCGGCAACAAGGTGAAAGGGGCTGGCGTTACTGCCGCCTTGTTAGAGCAGGCGGGCATTCAAGTATTTAACCAATATTCTATATCGCAGTTAAAAGCTGCTCTTGCGGCGAATGCTTAG
- a CDS encoding 5'-nucleotidase C-terminal domain-containing protein, translating to MPFEIAIVSYQLEGKYLAPLIEGAINNATNNGVQGTGDGSFPYFYKLRYHYEPDAKQGQRVTQIELHSDAGWQPLDPQRHYRGVSSAYTLAGKEGYHALLNSYEHQDLGMSMSDSFVLFAQQQASLG from the coding sequence TTGCCCTTTGAAATCGCCATTGTGAGTTATCAACTTGAAGGGAAATACCTTGCGCCATTAATCGAAGGCGCCATTAACAATGCCACCAACAATGGCGTACAAGGCACCGGCGATGGCAGCTTTCCGTATTTTTACAAGCTGCGTTATCACTATGAGCCAGACGCAAAACAGGGCCAACGCGTAACTCAAATCGAATTACATAGCGATGCGGGCTGGCAGCCGCTAGATCCACAACGCCACTATCGAGGCGTTTCTTCAGCCTACACCCTAGCAGGAAAAGAGGGCTATCACGCCCTACTCAACAGTTACGAGCATCAAGACCTAGGCATGAGTATGAGCGACAGCTTTGTATTGTTTGCCCAACAACAAGCAAGCTTGGGCTAG
- a CDS encoding bifunctional metallophosphatase/5'-nucleotidase, producing MTYPLYLAHINDTHSHFDASLLHFHIQLDGEHYQIDAHCGGYARLASAIKQQRKQAQQQGCPSLLLHAGDSFQGSLYFSQYKGKANARLLELMAPDAMTIGNHEFDLGNAPISQFIDQVSFPVLAGNMDLSMEDQRKTLPLSNHNNLYPYQAEQQRASYLLKDLAEGVKLAIIGITHDQMHNIGCPDPDCQFIDAISCTQATVEHLHQQDIKHIIVLSHLGYQGDVALAKAVPGISVIVGGHSHTLSGEFRHLGLPESAMGQLWQQGCLILHAGKHAESIGLSRLEFTADGKVVKFEGGVQFLLGKQWHARQNDSLVSGKIKARIAEYLAQSEGLRYQAEDQQIQEIISQDYRPAIDAMRQQVICQVARPLAHTRLPTKLLPQGSEISPWYAKAFIKPLRPLAPPILPCITQGGKGIAQGWPSHQSRYLWPFIAL from the coding sequence ATGACTTACCCGCTGTACCTCGCCCACATCAACGATACCCACTCCCATTTTGATGCCTCTTTGCTGCACTTTCATATCCAGCTAGATGGTGAACATTATCAAATAGATGCGCATTGTGGCGGTTACGCACGCTTGGCTAGCGCAATTAAACAACAACGTAAACAAGCCCAACAACAGGGCTGCCCAAGCCTGCTTCTGCACGCAGGGGACAGCTTTCAAGGCAGTTTGTACTTCAGCCAATATAAAGGAAAGGCAAATGCCCGCCTGCTAGAATTAATGGCTCCCGATGCCATGACCATTGGCAATCATGAATTTGATTTAGGTAATGCGCCGATCTCTCAGTTTATTGATCAGGTTAGCTTTCCGGTTCTGGCGGGAAACATGGATTTATCCATGGAAGATCAGCGCAAAACCTTACCGCTCTCCAACCATAACAACCTCTACCCCTATCAAGCCGAGCAGCAACGGGCTAGCTACCTACTAAAAGATCTAGCTGAAGGCGTAAAACTGGCGATTATCGGCATCACCCACGACCAAATGCACAACATTGGTTGTCCCGATCCCGACTGCCAATTCATCGATGCGATTAGCTGCACCCAAGCCACCGTTGAGCATTTACACCAGCAAGACATTAAACACATTATTGTGTTGAGCCACTTGGGTTATCAGGGCGATGTGGCCTTAGCTAAAGCCGTGCCTGGCATAAGTGTCATTGTTGGTGGCCACTCACATACTTTAAGTGGTGAGTTTCGCCACTTAGGCCTTCCCGAAAGTGCAATGGGCCAGCTATGGCAGCAAGGCTGCCTAATTTTACATGCCGGTAAACATGCCGAATCGATAGGCTTATCTCGCTTAGAATTTACCGCTGACGGCAAGGTAGTTAAATTTGAGGGAGGCGTGCAATTTCTGCTGGGTAAACAATGGCATGCTCGACAAAATGACAGCTTAGTTAGCGGCAAAATCAAGGCGCGCATCGCCGAGTATTTAGCCCAAAGTGAAGGCCTGCGATATCAAGCAGAAGATCAACAGATACAAGAGATCATCAGTCAAGATTATCGTCCTGCCATAGACGCCATGCGCCAGCAAGTAATTTGCCAAGTCGCTCGCCCCTTAGCGCATACTCGGCTCCCCACTAAACTACTGCCTCAAGGCAGCGAAATATCCCCTTGGTATGCCAAGGCTTTTATCAAGCCGCTGCGGCCACTCGCCCCACCGATTTTGCCTTGCATAACGCAGGGGGGTAAGGGTATCGCTCAAGGCTGGCCCTCTCACCAAAGCCGATATCTGTGGCCGTTTATTGCCCTTTGA
- a CDS encoding ABC transporter permease — MDMELLQQILVAAIKTGTPLLLVALGELICEKSGVLNLGQEGMMLMGAMAGFAGAYFSGSLAVGLLLAILAGMMMAGIFGILSLNLNTNQVATGLALTIFGTGLSAFLGAGLVGSTVEGFKAIAIPLFSDIPLLGPLLFNHDLLVYGSFGLVALCWWIVNKTRIGLTLRAVGENPYSANALGIKVIKVRYLAILTGGAFAGLAGAYMSLSYTPMWMENMTAGRGWIALSLVVFASWRVGYLMVGAYLFGVASILHLVMQGIGFTISPNLLAMMPYIATIVVMVLISSNPIRQKLAAPMSLAKPFDSRRH, encoded by the coding sequence ATGGACATGGAACTGTTACAACAAATTCTAGTGGCAGCAATTAAAACCGGAACACCGCTATTATTGGTGGCGTTAGGCGAATTAATCTGTGAAAAATCGGGCGTACTCAACCTAGGCCAAGAAGGCATGATGTTGATGGGTGCCATGGCTGGTTTTGCTGGCGCGTATTTCTCTGGCAGCCTAGCCGTGGGGCTATTATTAGCGATTTTAGCTGGCATGATGATGGCGGGTATTTTCGGCATTTTGTCGCTCAACCTTAATACTAATCAGGTGGCCACTGGTTTAGCGCTAACCATTTTTGGTACTGGCCTTAGCGCCTTCCTCGGTGCCGGTTTAGTGGGCTCAACCGTAGAAGGCTTCAAAGCGATTGCCATTCCACTGTTTAGTGATATTCCGCTACTTGGCCCACTGCTGTTTAATCACGACTTGTTAGTCTATGGCAGCTTTGGCCTAGTAGCGCTGTGTTGGTGGATAGTTAACAAAACCCGCATCGGTTTAACCCTGCGCGCGGTGGGAGAAAACCCCTACTCAGCTAACGCCCTCGGTATTAAAGTGATTAAAGTACGCTACTTAGCCATTTTAACTGGCGGCGCCTTTGCCGGTTTAGCTGGCGCGTATATGTCGTTGTCTTACACCCCAATGTGGATGGAAAATATGACCGCTGGACGCGGCTGGATAGCCCTATCGTTAGTGGTATTTGCCTCATGGCGCGTGGGCTACCTAATGGTAGGTGCTTACTTGTTTGGCGTAGCCTCTATTCTGCACTTGGTGATGCAAGGCATTGGCTTCACCATTTCACCTAACCTATTGGCGATGATGCCTTATATTGCCACCATTGTGGTGATGGTGTTGATTAGCTCCAATCCAATTCGTCAAAAATTGGCGGCGCCGATGAGCCTAGCCAAACCCTTTGATTCGCGACGTCACTAA
- a CDS encoding ABC transporter permease, translating to MFKTQARLESSKLMSWLSPLIAIVLTMIVSSLMFIALEINPADAFRVFIIAPLSDSYNLGELMVKTTPLLLCATGLALCYKANIWNIGAEGQLLVGALVGSYVALQANDQSGYMWLVVTLAAGAAAGMVWAGIPTLLHQLFHTNIILTTIMLNYIGLYLLLWGVHGPLIDPDGFGFPESAVFADSVLLPTIMEEGRASISILLAIVFAIGSGIILYRTLPGFQLRVFGSDQPAARYAGYSSKFIIWSVMLSAGALAGLAGVSEVTGPIGQLIPQVSPGYGYAAIIVAYLGRLNPFGIIFAAFFMGTLYMGSDLAQIDLGIPTAITGLFQGVLLFFLLACDYLIHYKIIWQASANPAQASSSDTKQGAA from the coding sequence ATGTTTAAAACCCAAGCGCGTTTAGAGTCATCCAAGCTGATGTCTTGGTTATCGCCGCTCATCGCTATTGTACTCACCATGATAGTGTCCAGCTTAATGTTTATAGCGCTAGAGATTAACCCTGCCGACGCTTTTCGAGTATTTATTATCGCCCCTCTTAGCGACAGTTATAACTTGGGCGAACTAATGGTAAAAACCACGCCGCTGTTACTCTGTGCTACCGGTTTGGCCTTGTGCTACAAAGCCAACATCTGGAATATTGGCGCCGAAGGTCAGTTATTGGTTGGCGCCTTAGTGGGCAGTTATGTGGCCTTACAAGCCAATGACCAAAGCGGCTATATGTGGTTAGTCGTCACCCTAGCAGCAGGTGCTGCAGCTGGCATGGTCTGGGCGGGCATTCCTACCCTACTACACCAGCTATTCCACACTAACATTATTCTTACTACCATCATGCTCAACTACATTGGTTTATATCTGCTGTTGTGGGGCGTACACGGGCCATTAATCGACCCCGATGGGTTTGGTTTTCCTGAATCGGCGGTATTTGCCGACTCGGTATTGCTGCCCACCATTATGGAAGAAGGGCGTGCTTCAATCAGCATACTATTGGCGATAGTCTTCGCCATCGGCTCGGGCATTATTTTGTACCGCACGCTACCAGGCTTTCAATTGCGGGTATTTGGTTCAGACCAACCCGCAGCGCGCTACGCCGGTTACTCCAGTAAATTTATTATTTGGAGCGTGATGCTCAGCGCTGGTGCTTTGGCAGGCCTAGCTGGGGTGTCGGAAGTAACAGGCCCAATTGGCCAGCTAATCCCTCAGGTATCGCCGGGTTATGGCTACGCCGCGATCATCGTGGCCTACTTGGGTCGACTTAATCCCTTTGGCATTATCTTCGCCGCGTTTTTCATGGGCACACTGTATATGGGTAGTGATTTAGCGCAAATTGATTTGGGTATTCCTACCGCGATTACCGGCCTATTCCAAGGGGTATTGTTGTTCTTCTTACTCGCCTGTGACTACCTCATTCATTACAAAATTATTTGGCAAGCAAGCGCTAACCCTGCTCAAGCCTCTTCCAGTGATACCAAGCAAGGAGCCGCTTAA